The Dunckerocampus dactyliophorus isolate RoL2022-P2 chromosome 1, RoL_Ddac_1.1, whole genome shotgun sequence genome has a segment encoding these proteins:
- the zgc:171775 gene encoding STKc_p38 domain-containing protein isoform X3: protein MDSPPREYAVRPGFQRVEVQKTTWEVPHRYTALRSVGSGAYGTVWLYVSLTSSHLIPPWRNSKRSQDLGHIMKRRRLTDRIITYLFYQLLRGLKFIHSAGIIHRDLKPGNLAVNENCELKILDFGLARQTESEMTGYVVTRWYRAPEVIFNWMHYSQTVDVWSAACILAEMITGQVLFPGHDSIDQLKKILHLTGTPDTSLVQKMQSEDAQSYVLGLPPQKKKNFKEVFECMEDNAVSLLEGMLLLDPDTRLTAKQGLSHPFLAEYHDTESEPDSQPYDDSFESLELAIGEWKSLIHMEIMTFDPDDPSKTAI, encoded by the exons ATGGATTCTCCACCGAGGGAATATGCGGTCAGACCAGGCTTTCAGAGAGTGGAAGTCCAGAAGACAACCTGGGAAGTCCCTCATAGATACACTGCACTGCGGTCTGTTGGCTCAGGTGCCTATGGGACAGTTTG GTTATATGTCTCCTTGACGTCTTCACACCTGATTCCTCCGTGGAGAAATTCCAAACGTT CACAGGATTTGGGCCACATCATGAAGAGGCGGAGATTAACCGACCGCATCATCACATACCTGTTCTACCAGCTTCTTAGAGGACTGAAA TTCATCCATTCTGCAGGAATTATCCATCGG gacCTGAAACCCGGTAACCTCGCTGTAAATGAGAACTGtgaactaaag ATACTAGACTTTGGTCTAGCTAGGCAGACAGAGAGTGAGATGACTGGCTACGTGGTGACCCGCTGGTATCGAGCTCCGGAGGTCATATTCAACTGGATGCACTACAGTCAGACAG TGGATGTCTGGTCTGCCGCCTGTATCCTGGCCGAGATGATCACTGGCCAGGTTCTATTTCCTGGACACGACA GTATTGATCAACTAAAAAAGATCCTCCATTTGACTGGAACACCAGACACCTCCTTGGTGCAGAAGATGCAGAGTGAAGAC GCACAATCATATGTCCTTGGTCTCCCgccacaaaagaagaagaacttCAAGGAGGTGTTCGAGTGTATGGAGGACAATG CTGTGTCACTATTGGAGGGCATGTTGCTGCTGGATCCAGACACAAGGCTGACGGCCAAGCAAGGACTGTCGCACCCCTTCTTGGCTGAATATCACGACACGGAGAGCGAACCAGACTCTCAGCCTTATGACGACTCCTTCGAGAGCCTGGAGCTCGCTATCGGGGAATGGAAGA GTCTCATCCACATGGAGATCATGACATTTGACCCTGATGATCCCAGTAAGACAGCCATATAG
- the zgc:171775 gene encoding STKc_p38 domain-containing protein isoform X1, translating into MDSPPREYAVRPGFQRVEVQKTTWEVPHRYTALRSVGSGAYGTVCSAIDQKTKEKVAIKKLYRPFQSLIHTKRAYRELRLLRYIQHENVICLLDVFTPDSSVEKFQTFYMVMPFVAQDLGHIMKRRRLTDRIITYLFYQLLRGLKFIHSAGIIHRDLKPGNLAVNENCELKILDFGLARQTESEMTGYVVTRWYRAPEVIFNWMHYSQTVDVWSAACILAEMITGQVLFPGHDSIDQLKKILHLTGTPDTSLVQKMQSEDAQSYVLGLPPQKKKNFKEVFECMEDNAVSLLEGMLLLDPDTRLTAKQGLSHPFLAEYHDTESEPDSQPYDDSFESLELAIGEWKSLIHMEIMTFDPDDPSKTAI; encoded by the exons ATGGATTCTCCACCGAGGGAATATGCGGTCAGACCAGGCTTTCAGAGAGTGGAAGTCCAGAAGACAACCTGGGAAGTCCCTCATAGATACACTGCACTGCGGTCTGTTGGCTCAGGTGCCTATGGGACAGTTTG CTCAGCCATAGACCAGAAGACTAAGGAGAAGGTCGCCATTAAGAAGCTGTATCGTCCTTTCCAATCCCTCATCCACACCAAACGAGCCTACAGAGAACTCAGGCTGCTTCGTTATATACAACATGAAAAT GTTATATGTCTCCTTGACGTCTTCACACCTGATTCCTCCGTGGAGAAATTCCAAACGTT TTATATGGTGATGCCCTTTGTAGCACAGGATTTGGGCCACATCATGAAGAGGCGGAGATTAACCGACCGCATCATCACATACCTGTTCTACCAGCTTCTTAGAGGACTGAAA TTCATCCATTCTGCAGGAATTATCCATCGG gacCTGAAACCCGGTAACCTCGCTGTAAATGAGAACTGtgaactaaag ATACTAGACTTTGGTCTAGCTAGGCAGACAGAGAGTGAGATGACTGGCTACGTGGTGACCCGCTGGTATCGAGCTCCGGAGGTCATATTCAACTGGATGCACTACAGTCAGACAG TGGATGTCTGGTCTGCCGCCTGTATCCTGGCCGAGATGATCACTGGCCAGGTTCTATTTCCTGGACACGACA GTATTGATCAACTAAAAAAGATCCTCCATTTGACTGGAACACCAGACACCTCCTTGGTGCAGAAGATGCAGAGTGAAGAC GCACAATCATATGTCCTTGGTCTCCCgccacaaaagaagaagaacttCAAGGAGGTGTTCGAGTGTATGGAGGACAATG CTGTGTCACTATTGGAGGGCATGTTGCTGCTGGATCCAGACACAAGGCTGACGGCCAAGCAAGGACTGTCGCACCCCTTCTTGGCTGAATATCACGACACGGAGAGCGAACCAGACTCTCAGCCTTATGACGACTCCTTCGAGAGCCTGGAGCTCGCTATCGGGGAATGGAAGA GTCTCATCCACATGGAGATCATGACATTTGACCCTGATGATCCCAGTAAGACAGCCATATAG
- the zgc:171775 gene encoding STKc_p38 domain-containing protein isoform X2, with protein sequence MRSDQAFREWKSRRQPGKSLIDTLHCGLLAQVPMGQFAIDQKTKEKVAIKKLYRPFQSLIHTKRAYRELRLLRYIQHENVICLLDVFTPDSSVEKFQTFYMVMPFVAQDLGHIMKRRRLTDRIITYLFYQLLRGLKFIHSAGIIHRDLKPGNLAVNENCELKILDFGLARQTESEMTGYVVTRWYRAPEVIFNWMHYSQTVDVWSAACILAEMITGQVLFPGHDSIDQLKKILHLTGTPDTSLVQKMQSEDAQSYVLGLPPQKKKNFKEVFECMEDNAVSLLEGMLLLDPDTRLTAKQGLSHPFLAEYHDTESEPDSQPYDDSFESLELAIGEWKSLIHMEIMTFDPDDPSKTAI encoded by the exons ATGCGGTCAGACCAGGCTTTCAGAGAGTGGAAGTCCAGAAGACAACCTGGGAAGTCCCTCATAGATACACTGCACTGCGGTCTGTTGGCTCAGGTGCCTATGGGACAGTTTG CCATAGACCAGAAGACTAAGGAGAAGGTCGCCATTAAGAAGCTGTATCGTCCTTTCCAATCCCTCATCCACACCAAACGAGCCTACAGAGAACTCAGGCTGCTTCGTTATATACAACATGAAAAT GTTATATGTCTCCTTGACGTCTTCACACCTGATTCCTCCGTGGAGAAATTCCAAACGTT TTATATGGTGATGCCCTTTGTAGCACAGGATTTGGGCCACATCATGAAGAGGCGGAGATTAACCGACCGCATCATCACATACCTGTTCTACCAGCTTCTTAGAGGACTGAAA TTCATCCATTCTGCAGGAATTATCCATCGG gacCTGAAACCCGGTAACCTCGCTGTAAATGAGAACTGtgaactaaag ATACTAGACTTTGGTCTAGCTAGGCAGACAGAGAGTGAGATGACTGGCTACGTGGTGACCCGCTGGTATCGAGCTCCGGAGGTCATATTCAACTGGATGCACTACAGTCAGACAG TGGATGTCTGGTCTGCCGCCTGTATCCTGGCCGAGATGATCACTGGCCAGGTTCTATTTCCTGGACACGACA GTATTGATCAACTAAAAAAGATCCTCCATTTGACTGGAACACCAGACACCTCCTTGGTGCAGAAGATGCAGAGTGAAGAC GCACAATCATATGTCCTTGGTCTCCCgccacaaaagaagaagaacttCAAGGAGGTGTTCGAGTGTATGGAGGACAATG CTGTGTCACTATTGGAGGGCATGTTGCTGCTGGATCCAGACACAAGGCTGACGGCCAAGCAAGGACTGTCGCACCCCTTCTTGGCTGAATATCACGACACGGAGAGCGAACCAGACTCTCAGCCTTATGACGACTCCTTCGAGAGCCTGGAGCTCGCTATCGGGGAATGGAAGA GTCTCATCCACATGGAGATCATGACATTTGACCCTGATGATCCCAGTAAGACAGCCATATAG
- the zgc:171775 gene encoding STKc_p38 domain-containing protein isoform X4, with protein MKMLYVSLTSSHLIPPWRNSKRSQDLGHIMKRRRLTDRIITYLFYQLLRGLKFIHSAGIIHRDLKPGNLAVNENCELKILDFGLARQTESEMTGYVVTRWYRAPEVIFNWMHYSQTVDVWSAACILAEMITGQVLFPGHDSIDQLKKILHLTGTPDTSLVQKMQSEDAQSYVLGLPPQKKKNFKEVFECMEDNAVSLLEGMLLLDPDTRLTAKQGLSHPFLAEYHDTESEPDSQPYDDSFESLELAIGEWKSLIHMEIMTFDPDDPSKTAI; from the exons ATGAAAAT GTTATATGTCTCCTTGACGTCTTCACACCTGATTCCTCCGTGGAGAAATTCCAAACGTT CACAGGATTTGGGCCACATCATGAAGAGGCGGAGATTAACCGACCGCATCATCACATACCTGTTCTACCAGCTTCTTAGAGGACTGAAA TTCATCCATTCTGCAGGAATTATCCATCGG gacCTGAAACCCGGTAACCTCGCTGTAAATGAGAACTGtgaactaaag ATACTAGACTTTGGTCTAGCTAGGCAGACAGAGAGTGAGATGACTGGCTACGTGGTGACCCGCTGGTATCGAGCTCCGGAGGTCATATTCAACTGGATGCACTACAGTCAGACAG TGGATGTCTGGTCTGCCGCCTGTATCCTGGCCGAGATGATCACTGGCCAGGTTCTATTTCCTGGACACGACA GTATTGATCAACTAAAAAAGATCCTCCATTTGACTGGAACACCAGACACCTCCTTGGTGCAGAAGATGCAGAGTGAAGAC GCACAATCATATGTCCTTGGTCTCCCgccacaaaagaagaagaacttCAAGGAGGTGTTCGAGTGTATGGAGGACAATG CTGTGTCACTATTGGAGGGCATGTTGCTGCTGGATCCAGACACAAGGCTGACGGCCAAGCAAGGACTGTCGCACCCCTTCTTGGCTGAATATCACGACACGGAGAGCGAACCAGACTCTCAGCCTTATGACGACTCCTTCGAGAGCCTGGAGCTCGCTATCGGGGAATGGAAGA GTCTCATCCACATGGAGATCATGACATTTGACCCTGATGATCCCAGTAAGACAGCCATATAG